From the Vespa velutina chromosome 5, iVesVel2.1, whole genome shotgun sequence genome, the window TATCATTGAGCAAGGAATTAGAGAACATCCGGAACTAGGCGTGGGTATGGCAACAGAAGGTATTGAAGTTCGTAGTGTTGGAAACACGCTTACTCTTCATGAAACAGCTTTAACAGAAGCTTTTAATCTAAAAGCTGCTATAGAATACCAGTTGCAAAATTGTAATtgcattaaaattaattgttaaataacatataattaaatggtAAAAGTACATTGTTTTAATTACGCTTTGATTTTAAGACGAAGCTGCTAAAGAAGCATTGACGGATATGCCTCCTCGTTCTGAAGAAGAATTAGATGCCGTTACGTTACATAATCAAGCATTATTAAATATGGATACAAAGCCGAGCGAAGGGTTCGAAAAATTACAATTCTTATTACAACAAAATCCTTTTCCACCTGAAACGTTTGCTAATGTACTATTGctatattgtaaatatcaatattatgatTTAGCAGCAGATGTTTTAGCTGAAAATGTACATTTAACATACAAGTATTTGACACCGgtaagttataatattattgtacatctttattgtaatatttatagtttcatgatctttgtaataataatgacagcAACTATCACACCTGTATACTACAAAAATCTTAATGTAATAAGCATTCAGAtaagatgaatttaatttgtatgCTTTTCCTTCGAATGTTTGCACTTTTTTGCTCGTACTTCGGTTCTATCCGAGTGCTTCCGTTTGTAACTTTTAATATTCTGACTAGAACTATCACTAGAATCTGTATCGCTGGTACTGCTGTtacgcttttttttcttttgcttatGATCTTTGgatctcttcttcttacttttctttgttGTTTGCTCATTATCAGAACTACTGTCATCAGTATGCTGCTTACTTTTCttagatttctttcttttttttgatttttttgttttatgtttcttctctgtcttttctgtcttttctgctttttccgttttttctatcttcttatcttcttGCTCATCCTGTGTCTTTGGAATAGATGATACATCTTCTACCTCTGGTATTAACTCATACTTCTTTCCATTAGGCGGCACAAAACAATCTTTAGCCAAATGTCCATGCGTCCCACACTTTGTACATGTTGTATTAAAAACAGCTTCTAATTGAATAGTTTTTCGTTGTTGCGGAACATaggcttttttcttttgcatatcTCTTTGTAATTCGACTCCATTAGGGTCCAAGTCAGTACCATTTCCTTGATTAACATGTTTCATAGATAATCCAATTTTACCATCGTCATTCACCGAAATAACTTTACACCatactctttctcctttttgtaaaatttctgTAACATCGTCGACGTGACCCGAACTAACCTGacaaagtttttattattataattttatttatattataatatattggaataattgatattaaaatttatgatacCTGTGATCTATGTATCAATCCTTGTTGCGAACATCCAGGTATTCTTACGAAAGCACCGTAATTTTGAACGGCAGCAATTTCGCcaagaaatatttgatttaccTCACAATTtaccatatttatatatatgcttctatgttatattttcttcgaacgatTTGACGGTTCTTAACCTACTATTTTAACCCATgtcaaatcgataaataacaagaaatataGGTTAGGATTTATCACAACATAGAAGTATAGTGCCGTATCAATAAATTGTGGTACCCACCTAGTActgaataatattcaatacattttcttatctatctttgtatttatacgtattataaaaaagagatttatttattatatgattcgatttttttattgcattttaGTATTTATATGATTTCCTGGATGCATTAATTACGCAACAAACTTCGCCGGAAGAAGCGTATCGCAAATTCGATGATCTTGCAAACAAACATACTGAGACATTGCGAAAGGCAACTAAACAGGTTCAAGAAGCAAGATTAAATCATGATGATAGTGCTGTTAAAAAAGCTGTAACTGATTATGAAGAAGCATTAGATAGATATGTACCTGTTCTAATGGCACAAGCTAAAATATATTGGGACAGAGAGAATTATGTACAagtagagaaaatttttaggAAGAGCGTTGAATTTTGTAACGAACATGATGTATGGAAGTTAAACGTAGCACATACTTTATTTatgcaagaaaataaatttaaggaAGCAACAGGTTTTTATGAACCGATtgtcagaaaaaaatatgataatgtttgtgccttttaaaataaattacttttccatatgacaatataataaaatttcatatctcattttatagattttagaTACAAGCGCTATAGTATTGGCAAATTTATGCGTAAGTTACATTATGACATCTCAAAATGCAGATGCTGAAGAActaatgaagaaaattgaaaaagaagaagaggcagTATCGTTTGAAGATCAAGataaaaagttatttcatCTATGTATTGTAAATTTGGTGATTGGAACTTTATATTGTTCAAAAGGCAACTATGAATTTGGCATATCTAGAGTGATGAAAAGCTTAGAACCTTATAATAAGAAACTAGGAACAGATACTTGGTTCTATGCAAAAagatgttttctctctctcctagaACAATTAGCTAAACAACTAGTAGTTTTAAAAGATTCCACTTTACAAGAATGTATTCAGTTTCTGGAACATTGTGAAGGTTTGagcttcattttttatataaaagttacaattaattataaacatatatatatatatatatatatatatatatatcctatcaTACTtttagcattattattttataattattgtttagtTTATGGACGAGATATACCTACTGTAATAGAACAACCATTTGATATGCAAGATATTCTAACAGTACCACCTCAAGGAATACGAACTGTTATATATGAAGCAAGGTATTTGAAGTCATTGTTTCTAAAGCTACAAACGTCTTAAAGGTATacatgttataaaatataaaatataaaatatatgtaaatgctttagatattttttatgtctggattgaatatagatattaagtgcaaaaataaaatgtatttattaaaaagacaaTAAGTATTATTCTATTGGTTTATACCTCAGTaacaatatctattataatttatgtataacaaaaaatttttcatatgtaCATTCATATGTTAATGAGAAGATTATgttttaatctttataaaattatattttttaactttttatcttAGAAACaggattatatattaatattattatttatacgtaaaaaGGTGAAAAATCAaggaaatctttttaaatatttctagaaACGtcctttataattttgttgaaGATTTTAAATGGACATGCGCATAAACGTTTGCCGACGGTTGATAACTACAGCGTAGatgaaaacaagagaaaaaagcaaaatggTGGTCGATATGGAACTTCAAGAAGCAAAAGATGAGGTCCTTCGGtttataaaagatagagataaaattgAATCCGATATACGCGCGCTGAGAGATGTATTAGATAGCGTatgtatcattaaatatattattttatataacaaatgtcaaagataatatttttgtatgaaaaaaaaaacttgtacTTCAAGTAGGATAATATGTcttattcttaaataaattaattatacatctTAGAACCATGTGGGTATGGATGATCCTCTGGTGGATTCTGAGGGGTATCCAAGACAGGATATCAACGTATATCAAGTCAGACATGCAAGGCATCggataatatgtatgtaaaatacttgaaagtattataatcaattacgGAATTTGATTATTTTGGATTCTTTTTAGGCCTTACAAATGATCATAAAGCATtgatgaaaaagatagaagaaggtTTACATAAAGTACATTCTATTTTTGAGAATCAACCAGAGGAGCCCACAGCAACAACCAGCGACATTGAAGAACCATTTTCAACAGAACCTTTCCTGAGAGTAAATTTGGTGTCACCTTCTTCTCCAGCTGAAGTAGCAGTGAGTATAATGATGACactatgaagaaaaaaaattgattatctttatatgaagaacaaaattaattatattaatataatcatgcaatattattacacaaacgattagaattattaattagattcAACATAACAATGATTTGTGAtatgttcttttattatagGGGATTCAAGTCGACGATCTAATAATAGAATTTGGCTCTATTAATTATGGAAATTTTAAGACCTTAAAGGATATCGCGACATTAGTAGAACACAGTAGGTATAAGTCTTTGGATATAAAACTTAAGCGTGGATCAAGTATCTTGGCCCTGACTTTAATACCACGTCCTTGGGATGGCAATGGTTTACTGGGATGTAATGTAATACCTCTAGAAGTTgttgaaagataaattattattataaactataAGAAACCTGATgattatacttatacatacatatatatatatatatatatatatatatatatatatatatacatatatataaagctaTTTTTATGCGTATTTTAATTggcaataaattaatattcataaatataatttttatgctATTTTGCATTTTAATTCCTTCATTGTTACATTGTGCATTTAATAACggatatagataaatttctttgGTAGTACTTAACGATGATGTAATCCTTGGAAGGAGCTTTGGTCGCTGGCATTGTAACTTGATAAAGATAATCCATCTAAGTGAGTTTCTAGTCAGCATTCCTTAACAGTCAGCATAgtatataatggaaataactCTGTTGAAAGTTAGTTAATGGGAAGTAGTATCAGCAAAATGAATACCCAGGTGATCGTAAgttgtatttttgtatttttgctttttctattGGAATAGTATTATTcaaggaaatttatttttaatacaggTAGCATTTTGTCTATTTGTTTTCGTCTTTGGGGTATCATGCGAATCTACGTCGCTCGAACAATCTAATTCGTTACCCTTGACGTTCGTTTATGCTGTCTATCCGTTTTATAATACTGAAACGCTATTACAAGTTTGGAAAAATGATGAATCAGCCGAAGTTTACGCGAACGTAGTCACAGTGAATCCTGGTGAGCAGGAATTAACTGCTTTGAATGCCGGTGGTACAATCTCACGCAACGAAACTATTGATTCGAACGGGAATAGAAATCCACAAGTTCTGAAAAACGATGCTGAAAATGTAAATGCTGAACGTTTATCACAAACTAGACAGCAGCTTCGTAATTACGTGagttatttataatctatgtatgagtaaatataattgtgaatgatgatttatttaataaaatgaatatattttggaATGTCTATTTGACTTttacattacatattttttgacactatatcatctttatatttatttagaatattgaatactatcaatttttttttttttttttttttatagaaaacttGGCGCAGGAGTAcagattttcaaaatgaataaaagcATCACAAGGTCTATAAAGTTCTCGATGGAGGATGGATTGGcattcgtaaaataattatgctggtatatatattttgaatatgtATAAAGTGCTTTGTAGTGAGAGTTATTAAACgcaaatgatattaaagataaaatatttatttagctTTCTTCCAAAAATCTCATTCTCCTTATAAATctcatcgtatatatatatatatatataaatataacttgtatttaattttctatcgaattaatttcgtAAGTTAATTTCCGATGATagtttttgatattaaattcgtTTCTATAGAATTctagatttatttctttttataacgcGAAGAATACGTAGATCGGATAAATCTTTGATAAGGCCGAAGTAAAATGCTAAATATAGATATGTTACGCTCGATAAACTATTAGCGTAAACGTAAAATTGTTACGTCAATGCCATTGGATTACGTAtgaagtatataatatgtagatACCGAAATATCCCATTAATATCCATGAATGGGCGTGTCATTCagtaggatttttttttcgaaaagataaaaaatgatgatCGTAGGAAGTAGAATAAAACGATGAATGTATATTAACGAGATATaagttaattaagaaaaaatataattctattttataaatcgaatgaatcgatttttatttatcgatctcGATTATATTTAACACCGAGAATTCATCTaacttaatttaatttatttcaaaatgatttatttttttgtttggtttCTAGAATAATACTGCCTCGTAGTACATTGTTATCCCTCTCACAAACTTTTGTTCAGTCGAATAAAAGCGCCAAGCAATCGAGATTCGTTTTGTTAGAGTTCCACTCGCTTCGTTCGGATCAAGAACGAAAAGGGTGAACGCCCTTCATCgttccgtttctctctttctttttttttggggggaGGGGGTTGCGTTCAACATTGCATGGAACTTGCGCGCCACGTAGTTGAACAAGGTGAAAAAGGGCTTGCGCAAGCATTCTGTAATTACGGCGATTCGCTGCAATTAAAGCTCGGTTAGCCTTAGCCACGGCACGTGGATCGCGTGAAGAAATCCATCTGCCTTCACGATTTTCTCCATTTcgaattcttctttattttttaatttaaaaagagatcATTATCAAAAATCTAACGGTTCCGGTCAAACAAATTTCTAACATTTCGTACGAATCATTTtgtattgataataactagtaaaaataatcatgTATTTGTAAAGACTTCGATACTTCTtggaatttttgtttctttctttttttcttttttttctttttttttcttacaaacaAACGATCATTGCATTATCGTATGACTGCAATACTTGTACTGTATCGAAAATGTTATCTCGATATCATACGAATACACATAATTATATGACATTATTATGAATTAGTTAGTTAATAAAAGAACGTATATCATAATGAATAGTTTCGTTCGTAATAAATTTgtgttaatttataatgattttagaTAATAGAAATACTGAAATATCTGAAATTCATTctaaaatgttatttcttcTAGGGGAAAggtattgtaaatatataagataaatgataagaatatataaggaaaaaatggaTCGAATAAATCCCACATACATTATCATTGCTTCGTGCTATGCATACGTTCACATAGTAAATATGGAAAGAGTATATACgatcaaacgaaaaaaactTCTTgagatcgattttttattagaatgcAACTCTTAGGTTGAAGCTATTCATAGCTTATTGAAGAAAGAAGTATGGCTTAGGACGtcatatttgaattatatcgCCTTTCAGAGATATTGACGTTTGGTCCAAGCGGTCGAATATTCTactatttcctcttttttggGATGATTTATTagagataataaatctaataatataatgaaccAAAGACAATAAAACgtttagttattattgttaagttctttttctatctttcttcatctattctaactatttctatttctatcttcgttATTCAGGTTAATGCGATTTCGGAGTAGGAAGTTTGGCTACTTGCCGTCGTATCCGACGAACATCAACCCATCCGGCCCTATTCGACCTTTGATACACGCCAGTTGCCAACTACTACGTGCGTAAACGCGCTCAGGAAGGTTCCCACTGTCATCTCGAGCTTTGCTAATTAGTGGCCTgtttcgctctttctctcctttagtGTCACGGAGAATACGTTCGCGCGTTAACTCGTTGCAGAAATACGCCTCCTTTGGCTACGATAAGGTGCGGTCACTCTAGTATGTTCATTAAGCAAATGGAGACAATGGAAGGTAAACGTGAGAAGcgagaaatggagagagagagagagagagagagagggaaggagggggggggagagagagagaaggatacaAAAATATCCATTGTCCTTTAATCGACGACTTTTCTATGCTCgaacttttttaaaaattttctaataaatgcTTTTACATTCGATTACGTTCTATTGGCAGGTAATGATAGTTCGTCagatgatgacgataacgaccttttttcataattattcatGATGAGAAATAGAtgctcttatttattatttaactatGTTTATTTATGGATTTTCCATAAttacgtaaataattatttataagaataataaatattctcccTGGAAATATCCGACACTTCATGtcagaagataataataaataatacaattttgttttagattcttcttattgttatatgtattttatttttagttttatacACCTGTATGAATACGTTGTCTATcattatgtaattaaataattttcttaccaatagataatattcgtaaagattattatcgacaaagtagtatataaagatttacatatatatatttccgtgCGCAATagtcataaaattattttagaattttatttaatctatttatctattgaaatatgattaacaatgtaaaatgtaaatactttaatagtttaattaaaattagaaataaaagattattaaaatatgcagccattcggcCATTAATTATTCGCAGTTGCAttctttattttgaaaaatatagtcataaatggaaataaagaaCGCATTAAATATGATACTTtgatttacaatatatttttttgtaatacgatttttttttttttgatatgcCCTGATATAGTTAAACtttcatctttaaaatcagactttatttattaaaatcgatacGCCTGGATTCATTGCTGTTGGATTCATGGAATAAACCATTATAAAACATGATGAACAACCTTAGCCATTTTTtccttccaattttttttttccttttggaaACTGCTACtgcttcgaaaaaaaagaaaaaaaaagaaaaaagaaaaaaaaaaaaacgaaaacgatttGAATCGGATGGCGTTTCAACGATTAATGTATTTTTAGCTCTCGCGAAAGTGGAGAATTTCGTTCGTTCCggcaaataaaaaagtatatagaaGGATGTAGGGACTTCCATccgatttcaatttttcggCAATATTCATTCTGTGAGGGGATTATTCACGTACAACTCGTAACGTGATTTCGAATCTTTTTCCCGTCTGTGAAACATTAGATCGAAATCCATTCCGAGatcgtgaaaaaataaaacgatcacAAAAAAGTCGTCCCATATGAAATCGATCATTTTAcagattttcaaattaatcttttttagaGGAGAAagttaaattgaattaaaaattgtattatacttatcgttaaaataaaatttatatggaTGATACTTTGGATTAGGataatcattttatcgatcgattaatataaacagaattgaaattattttcaattgtaaTCTTTGGAtcaattaataagattaaaaatgttcgatcgatcaatgGTAAAGATCGTGTATGATGAGAGGGCCAACAGAGATGTCTACAAGATGACATTACGATGTGGAGGAATGTCAAAGCGACCAGTCGCGTGACATTTCCTACCCGTAGGATCCGCCTTGTAATAACTTTGGTCGAGGCATGCCGAAGGCATGTCCTTctaacatatacgtatacatacatcttATGTATAGATGCGTACGTACACGTACCATCTATAATACCATCGTACACTATCATCGTATTTACGGCTACCTAGTTATCTATTCGCTTCATCTACGTGCACGTATATCCGTAAActcttctctttatcgtttataaGCTATATATAAGCCGATGTAATGAATCTTTTCTAACattgaaatcattttcataaattgTACGAGGTTAAAATTACGAACaagatatgtgtatgtgtatgtactatatgtatatagtgcATATCATTtcatggatttttttttttttttattttttcagataattaatgaattcgtTGAAATGCTTGAATcgttttcatatatttaattatttgaaagatcAACATCGatgaagattattattttgttgataGTGAAAAGTATGCtcgcaatttctttttttttctttttttggcaATGTAAAATCTATGGGTATCATTCTTAACGAGTATCATTCATGTAGAAGAGAATTCTGATAGTTTCTGGAAGATTTAAGATCGTGGCTTGAAGATCGCAAGGAAAATGTGGTCAAGGATGTAACGGAATTACGTCTGAAAAGTATTTTCAGTAAGCCACGTCGTTGCCGTTCTCTGCTTCTCCTCTCTGCTTCTACCCTCCGGAGAAATGATAGATGGCCAGGAACTATGTCGCAAAGCGAGCGAGCTTCGTCTTTTTGTCGAAATAATCTCGCGGTAGAATTTTAGTGGAACGCGATAACGTCTCCGCAACGACCCTGGGATGTTCTAAAGCGATTAATATATTACCAGCTCGTGGACGATATCTTCTTGGTTATTCGGCCATTATTAACGCATTTTGCTGTTAATTTTCTCATTTCGAGAGTCACCGGTGCAAGAAAATCTAAGTTATATAGTTGTCCTTACAGttaacatatacatttatataaacgtaaatatatatcttaaatgtCATCTAAAATGTGAATCGAAAtgcgattaattttatacgatcAAAATATGTATCAACGTTTACAATTTATCTTAATCAGAAGTCTAGACACCGAGACTACAGAAGACGTGTTTAATGATATTTAGTTAATATTCAAGAAATGTTACATTTTCTGGGAACATAAGAAAGACTTGAGATTAGTTCATTCATTATGAGATCTTTCGAAATCTTCATATTGAAGTTGGTGGACATTAGGTCGAgcattattgttaaaataagcttttcttcttataatttttaggatatgtatttattttaaaaaattattactttctcCTTGAGCAAATTTACAATCATCGAATTTAAAATTGAGGATACCCAAAGATTCCTTCATCAACGTATAATCCTTAAGGATACCATTGAGTTCGTTTTCAAAGTCGTGCGAGTTCTCAACCGAGACGGTATACTTATTGACGTTCTTCAATGTACCCATCAATTTGTTTTCCAATCTTGCATCAAGCGTTTTCAGTTTTTCGTAAGAATTCTGTAAATCGCCAACTTTCGTCCTAAGATCAGAGTTTGTCTTTCTAAGGACCGTGAGTTCGTCCTTCAAAGcgattttttcaatcttcaGGCTATTCACTTCTTGCCGAGCCTCGTCCAATCGTATTCCGAGAGTTTGCTTCTCGTCTCTGAGCTTTATCAACTCGATCTTAAGAGCTTTCAGTTCATCGAGAGCACGGCGAAGCTCATTGACGGTTTTGTCTTTATCAGTGATCGCAGCGTGCATGCTATCTCGCAAAATATCAATTTCAGCTTTCAAAGCACCGTTAACAATCTTCATTCTCGAGAGAATGTTAGTCAATGTatcaaacttttcttttaaatcaagACCAGGTGTTAAAGTCTCCTGATTTGTCTCGCTTGGCGATACAAGTTGTTGAGAATTTGGCTCGACTTGAGTTTCGCTCTCTTGACTTTTCATAGAAACTCTTCGAAATTCCATGATTTCCAAATGATCGGAACGTTTGTCTCTACGTGTATTGCTTTTAATTCGAGCCAATTCGATTTTGATCTTCGTATTTTCGATTCTTAAATTAGTCAATTCTAATTTTAAACTTTCGTTCGCTAGTCTCAATTTTTTCGtgtcattcttcttctttgactTGCCCTTGCCCTTGATTTTATCAGCTGATCTTTCATATTCCATagtttttttctcatttgtcTCCTCGTTTTCGTACAACCTAGTATCGTCTTCTTCGTTGAATTCCAAGTTTTGCAGTTGTTCGAGGAACTCGTTCGAACGAGCTTTCAACGCTTCGTTCTCCGAACGTAAAGCTTCGTTGCTAACTTGCAGACTTTTCGCATGATTATCAAGTATTCTGTACTCGTTCCTCATTTCGTTGTATTTCCCATGCAATTCTTCGACTGTTCTCCTCAGTTCGGAATTCCTAGATTTCGCATCGTCAGATTCGATTCTCGACTTATTCAATTCCACGGAAAGATATTCACATTCGGTTTTCGTTTTATTCAGGTGATCCTTCAACGTGAAGTTTTCTTCATTGAGTTCCTTTGTACGCATCATCAGGTGATTCTTTTCCGTTGAGATCACGCGTACTAGAGCCTCCGTTTCGTTATTCTTCATGGTCAATGCATTTAGATCGTTGCTGAGCGTTGAATTTTCCGTTTGAAGATCTTTGAGCTTCTCGTTGGTTCGGTCAAGGACACTTGCAATCTCGTTCGAGCGTATTTTCCAATTATTCGCTTCCTCATCTAACGATGACTGAATTATTTGGAATTTCGCCACTTGCTCCAAAAgcgaattatttttcatattcaatTCGTCGATCATTGATTTAATTGACTTTCTTTCGGCTCCCAGTTCTAAGATTTCACCCTTCagtttgttattttctttatcgtaacGATCAACTTTAGTTTCTAAAGTTGCATGTTTAGATAACAGCAATTTGTATTCTTCATGATTCTCTTCCATCACACTCGATCGTTGTCTCAGCATTTCGTTTTCTGAAGTTAAACGTACGACGTCGAGCTCGATCTTTTTACTTTCAGAATTCATCATATCGAGCTTCTCTTTCAGATCATTTATCGTATTTCTCGCTTCATTCAATTTACGTTCTAATTGTTCAcgcaaattttctttctccgacGTTTGCATTGACTTCTTCAATTCTTCGTTCAATTCTTTCGATACTGCTTCTAGATTTCTCTCAAGTTTCAATTTCGACGCACGAATTGTAGACAATtcctcgtttctttccttcaacagtttattcattttttcggTTTCcgtaaataaattcttcttatCGTTCCGTAGATTCTATAGTAAGACATAAATAATGAACATTTATACGAAGTAAGATATATACGATTAAGGAATCGTTACCTGTAATTGTGTTGTCGAATTATTCAATTCGGCCTTCATTCGTCGCATCTCTTCCAGCCGATTTCTCGAATCCTTATCGAATTCGTCGATCTCCTTGCTAAGAttcgtatttttctctctcgttttctccaATTCCTTTTTACCCCATTCGAGTTTTTCCTTTAATACACTCATGATTTCCTCTTTATTCGATAATTCGACTTTCGACTTGACCAACAATTCTTCCAGTTCTTCGATTCTTTCCAATAATTTCGTGTCGTTGCCAGAATAAATGGTACCTTCTAGATCCCTCGATTGAGAACACAATTCG encodes:
- the LOC124949447 gene encoding tetratricopeptide repeat protein 30A; translation: MNTFIQNVYIKDGEYTKTIYSMIKEQRYGDTIKVLTTLFESHPDSRPCLSLLAHCHFYMQDFAAAATCYEKLVQICPEENIYKLYHAQSLHQACMYQEAWTVSLTIIDSSNLEYKVKKLQAAIKYGQEDMVAAKNLVDQCPLDDVDTEVNLGCLLYKEEEYEQALKKFSNALQITGFKPHLSYNVALSYFKLKEYAASLKHIADIIEQGIREHPELGVGMATEGIEVRSVGNTLTLHETALTEAFNLKAAIEYQLQNYEAAKEALTDMPPRSEEELDAVTLHNQALLNMDTKPSEGFEKLQFLLQQNPFPPETFANVLLLYCKYQYYDLAADVLAENVHLTYKYLTPYLYDFLDALITQQTSPEEAYRKFDDLANKHTETLRKATKQVQEARLNHDDSAVKKAVTDYEEALDRYVPVLMAQAKIYWDRENYVQVEKIFRKSVEFCNEHDVWKLNVAHTLFMQENKFKEATGFYEPIVRKKYDNILDTSAIVLANLCVSYIMTSQNADAEELMKKIEKEEEAVSFEDQDKKLFHLCIVNLVIGTLYCSKGNYEFGISRVMKSLEPYNKKLGTDTWFYAKRCFLSLLEQLAKQLVVLKDSTLQECIQFLEHCEVYGRDIPTVIEQPFDMQDILTVPPQGIRTVIYEARYLKSLFLKLQTS
- the LOC124949454 gene encoding nucleolar protein of 40 kDa-like — translated: MVNCEVNQIFLGEIAAVQNYGAFVRIPGCSQQGLIHRSQVSSGHVDDVTEILQKGERVWCKVISVNDDGKIGLSMKHVNQGNGTDLDPNGVELQRDMQKKKAYVPQQRKTIQLEAVFNTTCTKCGTHGHLAKDCFVPPNGKKYELIPEVEDVSSIPKTQDEQEDKKIEKTEKAEKTEKTEKKHKTKKSKKRKKSKKSKQHTDDSSSDNEQTTKKSKKKRSKDHKQKKKKRNSSTSDTDSSDSSSQNIKSYKRKHSDRTEVRAKKCKHSKEKHTN
- the LOC124949456 gene encoding 26S proteasome non-ATPase regulatory subunit 9 isoform X2, whose product is MKTREKSKMVVDMELQEAKDEVLRFIKDRDKIESDIRALRDVLDSNHVGMDDPLVDSEGYPRQDINVYQVRHARHRIICLTNDHKALMKKIEEGLHKVHSIFENQPEEPTATTSDIEEPFSTEPFLRVNLVSPSSPAEVAGIQVDDLIIEFGSINYGNFKTLKDIATLVEHNKFLW
- the LOC124949456 gene encoding 26S proteasome non-ATPase regulatory subunit 9 isoform X1, whose translation is MKTREKSKMVVDMELQEAKDEVLRFIKDRDKIESDIRALRDVLDSNHVGMDDPLVDSEGYPRQDINVYQVRHARHRIICLTNDHKALMKKIEEGLHKVHSIFENQPEEPTATTSDIEEPFSTEPFLRVNLVSPSSPAEVAGIQVDDLIIEFGSINYGNFKTLKDIATLVEHSRYKSLDIKLKRGSSILALTLIPRPWDGNGLLGCNVIPLEVVER
- the LOC124949413 gene encoding uncharacterized protein LOC124949413 is translated as MNTQVIVAFCLFVFVFGVSCESTSLEQSNSLPLTFVYAVYPFYNTETLLQVWKNDESAEVYANVVTVNPGEQELTALNAGGTISRNETIDSNGNRNPQVLKNDAENVNAERLSQTRQQLRNYKTWRRSTDFQNE